From Diaminobutyricibacter sp. McL0608, one genomic window encodes:
- a CDS encoding lysozyme, translating to MRPLLRTAVTGMAVLAVVAGVATGVMQPASASPESTPTPSVAPTPTLAPVPDATPAPTATPTSPPAPAPSPTASPSTAPAVPQADPVTADPSLATMNAAGNHSMGSTVEQFEGAPAPKASARMAAPLAATAAAGTPPGVPGLDVSGWQVLNSANWATIRANGARFAYVKATEATDYTSSQFSEQYNDSYAAGLAHGAYHFATPNTSSGAAQANWFMAHGGAGTNDGRTMPPLLDIEYNPYGATCYGLSQAAMVSWIHDFINTIHARIGRWAAIYSTTNWWSACTGNSNQFAANPLFIARYPNSISDGAGTLPASWSSYTLWQYADSGVFPGDQDVFNGSGAGLTAYALGSSLVRTVSNASVYLISGSNKYPVPSAGVLTALSPMGKVAYVSQAFLDTLATQQVVTRILRSPGGTIYFVDSGLKLPFNSCAQVADYGGSCDTSGYAQVSDGQIASYVTGAAVGPVINTISAGSYYISGGKRHQILDSASLTAAAVPASPANRLSNESVAYLPFGAPIARDSVYVAQTGTSAYYLLAGGLKHAVDPGTVALAGSAARTAGSLQAGSLAVIPSSSAPFTGVMQVSGNPTISVLGTGGAYTWAQGVGGAAFGPVTVSQAFLNSYAAKGSIAPGSAIKSAADATVYLTMPTQVLPVGAWDSLIALSGGKTPTIVTIPQKVIASLKFGPVALTAGALVRTPQDATVYLVNGVTNKVAFSDLVYPNQAGITKLTFTTQTRLDAYPTGPARLVFGITCGSQSYVSAAGSVHAIGASLLPLYPITFVPLDTFTCALLHKGTAATSFIRTPNGSIYYLDAGKKRPITSLARFQQLSGGKGYLNVTQKFANLIPTGAKA from the coding sequence ATGCGTCCACTGCTGCGTACCGCTGTGACCGGGATGGCGGTGCTCGCCGTCGTCGCGGGTGTCGCGACCGGTGTGATGCAGCCTGCGAGCGCGTCCCCGGAGTCCACGCCGACACCGTCGGTCGCACCCACACCCACACTCGCGCCCGTCCCGGACGCGACACCCGCGCCCACGGCCACGCCCACTTCGCCCCCAGCACCCGCGCCGTCCCCGACCGCCTCTCCGAGCACCGCGCCGGCCGTGCCGCAGGCCGATCCCGTCACTGCCGATCCGTCGCTCGCGACGATGAACGCGGCGGGCAACCACAGCATGGGTTCCACCGTCGAGCAGTTCGAGGGCGCTCCGGCGCCGAAGGCGTCGGCCAGAATGGCCGCGCCGTTGGCGGCCACCGCAGCGGCGGGTACGCCGCCGGGCGTGCCCGGTCTCGATGTGAGCGGCTGGCAGGTTCTGAACTCCGCCAACTGGGCGACCATCCGGGCGAACGGCGCGCGCTTCGCCTACGTCAAAGCGACTGAGGCGACCGACTACACCAGCAGTCAGTTCTCCGAGCAGTACAACGATTCGTACGCCGCGGGTCTCGCCCACGGGGCCTATCATTTCGCGACGCCGAACACGTCGTCAGGCGCAGCCCAGGCGAACTGGTTCATGGCGCACGGTGGCGCCGGTACGAACGACGGACGCACGATGCCGCCCCTCCTCGACATCGAGTACAACCCGTACGGAGCCACCTGCTACGGATTGAGCCAGGCGGCGATGGTGTCGTGGATCCACGACTTCATCAACACGATCCACGCGAGGATCGGCCGGTGGGCGGCGATCTACTCGACCACGAACTGGTGGTCGGCCTGCACGGGCAACAGCAACCAGTTCGCGGCGAACCCGCTCTTCATCGCGCGCTACCCGAACAGCATCTCGGATGGCGCGGGCACCCTTCCGGCGAGCTGGAGCAGCTACACGCTCTGGCAGTATGCCGACTCCGGCGTGTTCCCCGGCGACCAGGATGTCTTCAACGGCAGTGGCGCAGGTCTGACGGCGTATGCGCTCGGCTCCAGTCTGGTGCGCACAGTGTCGAATGCCTCGGTCTACCTGATCTCAGGCTCGAACAAGTACCCGGTTCCGAGTGCCGGGGTCCTCACAGCTCTCTCGCCGATGGGAAAGGTCGCCTACGTTTCGCAGGCGTTCCTCGACACGCTGGCGACGCAGCAGGTCGTCACCCGCATCCTTCGTTCCCCCGGCGGCACGATCTACTTCGTCGACTCGGGCCTCAAGCTGCCTTTCAACTCGTGTGCGCAGGTCGCCGATTACGGTGGCAGCTGCGATACGAGCGGCTACGCGCAGGTTTCGGATGGGCAGATCGCTTCGTATGTGACAGGTGCGGCAGTCGGGCCGGTCATCAATACGATCTCCGCTGGCAGCTACTACATCAGCGGCGGTAAGCGGCACCAGATCCTCGACTCCGCATCGCTGACGGCGGCGGCCGTTCCTGCGTCGCCTGCCAACCGGCTCTCGAACGAATCCGTCGCCTACCTTCCGTTCGGTGCTCCGATCGCGCGGGACAGCGTGTACGTGGCGCAGACCGGCACGTCGGCGTACTACCTTCTCGCCGGAGGACTCAAGCACGCCGTCGACCCGGGAACCGTGGCTCTTGCCGGAAGCGCGGCACGTACGGCCGGCTCCCTCCAGGCGGGGAGCCTCGCCGTCATCCCGTCTTCGAGCGCGCCGTTCACCGGCGTGATGCAGGTGTCGGGAAATCCGACGATCTCCGTGCTCGGCACGGGAGGCGCGTACACCTGGGCGCAGGGGGTCGGGGGAGCGGCTTTCGGTCCTGTCACGGTGTCGCAGGCGTTTCTGAACTCGTATGCCGCCAAGGGCTCGATCGCGCCGGGTTCAGCTATCAAATCGGCCGCGGACGCGACGGTGTACCTGACGATGCCGACGCAGGTGCTTCCGGTCGGCGCGTGGGATTCGCTGATCGCGCTGTCGGGGGGAAAGACACCCACGATCGTGACGATTCCCCAGAAAGTGATCGCCTCCCTGAAATTCGGTCCTGTCGCCCTGACGGCCGGCGCTCTCGTGCGAACCCCTCAGGATGCGACCGTCTACCTCGTCAACGGGGTCACGAACAAGGTTGCCTTCAGCGATCTGGTCTATCCGAACCAGGCCGGGATCACGAAGCTCACGTTCACGACGCAGACCCGGTTGGATGCATACCCGACGGGGCCCGCCCGGCTCGTCTTCGGTATCACCTGCGGTTCGCAGTCCTATGTGAGCGCCGCAGGATCGGTCCACGCGATCGGTGCGTCCCTGTTGCCGCTCTACCCGATCACGTTCGTACCGCTCGATACGTTCACCTGCGCGCTCCTGCACAAGGGCACAGCGGCGACCTCCTTCATCCGGACCCCGAACGGTTCGATCTACTATCTCGATGCCGGAAAGAAGCGACCGATCACCAGCCTCGCCCGCTTCCAGCAGCTCTCGGGCGGCAAGGGCTACCTGAACGTGACCCAGAAGTTCGCGAACCTCATCCCCACCGGCGCGAAGGCCTGA
- a CDS encoding DUF4232 domain-containing protein — protein sequence MSELDSTSGEPGNKKPGTRGKTIAIVILSVAAAALIGIVIWLVATANATPTPTPSPTPSPTPSVTPTPSPTPTPTSTSGAGACTVSTLTISLGETQGAAGSRYVPIVFTNKGTAACTLNGYPAVAFVGQGNGTQIGPPADNDPTTTPSTQTVQPGQAVTAQLRVAIAQNFAGCTAVTPDGFRIAPPGSTGSAFVPMTTLQACNNPDIHLLTVQAIVPAS from the coding sequence ATGAGCGAGCTCGATTCGACCAGTGGCGAGCCGGGAAACAAGAAGCCCGGAACGCGGGGAAAGACGATCGCCATCGTCATCCTCAGTGTGGCGGCCGCCGCACTGATCGGCATCGTCATCTGGCTGGTGGCGACAGCGAATGCCACGCCGACACCGACACCCAGTCCGACCCCGTCGCCTACGCCATCCGTCACGCCTACCCCGTCACCGACGCCCACGCCGACGTCGACCAGCGGAGCTGGCGCCTGCACGGTCTCCACCCTGACGATCTCCCTCGGGGAGACACAGGGCGCCGCGGGCAGCCGTTACGTGCCGATCGTGTTCACCAACAAGGGAACCGCCGCGTGCACACTCAACGGCTACCCCGCCGTGGCGTTCGTCGGGCAGGGAAACGGCACCCAGATCGGCCCGCCTGCCGACAACGACCCGACGACCACACCATCCACCCAGACCGTGCAGCCCGGGCAGGCTGTGACCGCCCAGCTGCGCGTCGCGATCGCCCAGAACTTCGCAGGCTGCACCGCTGTGACCCCGGATGGCTTCCGAATCGCCCCGCCCGGATCGACCGGCTCGGCCTTCGTCCCGATGACGACGCTCCAGGCCTGCAACAACCCGGACATCCACCTGCTGACCGTCCAGGCGATCGTTCCGGCGTCCTGA
- a CDS encoding aminoglycoside phosphotransferase family protein: MADRAPTIDAALVEQLVAAQFPQWAGLAVRPVEFDGWDNRTFRLGDRLSVRLPSAPGYIPQVEKEHRWLPALAPLLPLRIPEPIGLGRASASFPWPWSVYGWIDGQVADRAPISDRIRFAADLAAFLLALSDIDPTDGPEPGEHNFFRGGPLEVYDDETRRAVSALGDRVDGRAALRVWDAALDATFTAPPVWFHGDVSAGNLLVRDGVLRAVIDFGTCGVGDPSCDLAITWTMFDGGSREVFRRSIARDSDTWARGRGWTLWKALIVAAGHAGTNSPGIGRSLRVIDDVIEDFTRFAE, encoded by the coding sequence GTGGCTGACCGGGCACCAACGATCGACGCCGCCCTGGTGGAACAGCTCGTCGCCGCCCAGTTCCCGCAGTGGGCGGGTCTTGCGGTAAGACCTGTCGAGTTCGACGGGTGGGACAACCGCACCTTCCGCCTCGGCGACCGCCTGAGCGTGCGCCTGCCGAGCGCCCCAGGCTACATTCCCCAGGTCGAGAAAGAGCATCGCTGGCTTCCGGCGCTCGCGCCACTGCTTCCATTGCGGATTCCGGAGCCGATCGGGCTGGGACGGGCATCCGCATCCTTTCCATGGCCCTGGTCGGTATACGGCTGGATCGACGGACAGGTCGCCGACAGGGCGCCGATCTCCGATCGAATCCGATTCGCGGCAGACCTGGCCGCCTTCCTCCTCGCGCTGAGCGATATCGACCCGACCGACGGACCGGAACCAGGAGAGCACAACTTCTTCCGTGGTGGGCCGCTGGAGGTCTACGACGACGAAACCCGGCGCGCGGTCTCCGCTCTCGGCGACCGCGTGGACGGCCGGGCTGCGCTGAGGGTGTGGGATGCTGCGCTGGACGCGACGTTCACGGCGCCGCCGGTCTGGTTCCACGGCGACGTCAGCGCAGGCAATCTGCTGGTCCGGGATGGTGTGCTCCGCGCCGTCATCGACTTCGGAACCTGCGGTGTCGGCGATCCGTCGTGCGACCTCGCGATCACCTGGACGATGTTCGACGGCGGCTCACGTGAGGTGTTCCGGAGGTCGATCGCTCGTGATTCCGACACCTGGGCGCGCGGGCGGGGCTGGACGCTCTGGAAAGCGCTGATCGTCGCAGCGGGGCACGCGGGAACGAACTCTCCCGGAATCGGCCGCTCTCTGCGGGTCATCGATGACGTGATCGAGGACTTCACCCGGTTCGCGGAGTGA
- a CDS encoding NUDIX domain-containing protein, translated as MSPTSSVRSAGILLYRRTADDGLEVWIAHMGGPYWAGKDDRAWSIPKGLVDDGDDGDELRTARREFLEEIGVPAPDASYEKLGEFRQSSGKTVIAFAAETDFAADAIVSNTFSLEWPPRSGRMKEFPEIDDARWFPLEIARDKVVAGQVAMLDALAEDVRVGYSSGGDG; from the coding sequence ATGAGTCCGACGTCGTCGGTCAGGAGCGCGGGCATCCTGCTCTACCGCCGGACGGCCGATGACGGCCTCGAGGTGTGGATCGCGCACATGGGCGGACCGTACTGGGCCGGAAAGGACGACCGCGCCTGGTCGATTCCGAAAGGCCTCGTCGACGATGGTGACGACGGCGACGAGCTCCGCACGGCCCGGCGCGAATTCCTCGAGGAGATCGGTGTGCCCGCGCCGGATGCGAGCTACGAGAAGCTGGGCGAGTTCCGGCAGTCATCGGGCAAGACCGTCATCGCCTTCGCCGCCGAGACCGACTTCGCGGCCGATGCGATCGTCAGCAATACCTTCTCGCTCGAGTGGCCGCCGCGGTCGGGGCGGATGAAGGAGTTCCCTGAGATCGACGATGCCCGGTGGTTCCCGCTCGAGATCGCGCGGGACAAGGTCGTCGCCGGGCAGGTCGCCATGCTGGATGCGCTGGCCGAGGATGTCCGGGTCGGGTACTCCAGCGGCGGGGACGGCTGA
- a CDS encoding potassium channel family protein, producing MTQARWQQLTEWPLAIVAAIFLATYAWEVIADLQGPEAMAAEVIIWTTWGVFLLDYFVNLSLARERWRWFYTHLFDLAIVVLPMLRPLRLLRLVTILAVLQKTAGRAFRGRVSIYVAGAASLLVFTAALAVLDSERHAPGATITTFGDALWWAFVTITTVGYGDFTPVTETGRFIAVGLMVGGIAMLGVVTATLASWIVERVALTEDHARTATRGQIRELSAQIEQLQEMLEKRSA from the coding sequence ATGACCCAAGCACGCTGGCAGCAATTGACCGAGTGGCCACTCGCGATCGTGGCCGCGATCTTCCTCGCAACGTACGCGTGGGAGGTGATAGCAGATCTTCAGGGCCCCGAAGCCATGGCGGCCGAGGTGATCATCTGGACGACCTGGGGTGTCTTCCTCCTCGACTACTTCGTGAACCTGTCGCTCGCACGCGAGCGCTGGCGATGGTTCTACACTCACCTGTTCGATCTCGCCATCGTCGTTCTGCCGATGCTGCGTCCGCTCCGCCTGCTACGACTGGTGACGATCCTCGCGGTGCTCCAGAAGACCGCGGGCAGGGCCTTCCGCGGCCGCGTCAGCATCTACGTCGCGGGCGCGGCGAGCCTGCTCGTCTTCACGGCCGCCCTCGCCGTGCTCGACAGCGAGCGTCACGCGCCCGGGGCGACGATCACCACGTTCGGCGACGCCCTGTGGTGGGCATTCGTGACCATCACGACGGTCGGCTACGGCGATTTCACACCCGTCACCGAGACCGGTCGCTTCATCGCGGTCGGGCTCATGGTGGGCGGCATCGCCATGCTCGGTGTCGTCACGGCGACGCTCGCGTCGTGGATCGTCGAACGGGTCGCCCTGACCGAAGACCACGCCCGCACCGCGACGCGAGGGCAGATCAGGGAGCTGTCCGCCCAGATCGAACAGCTTCAGGAGATGCTCGAGAAGAGGTCGGCATGA
- a CDS encoding NUDIX hydrolase, giving the protein MNSGDAWVEGPNGERYWGRFGAAGLLVLDRYRGVLLQHRAEWSHHGGTWGLPGGARHEGETAVEGALREAAEEADVPPGALQLLFTSVLDLGFWSYTTVVVAATAPFEPRIVDVESIELRWVPVGEVNALPLHPGFGAAWPELRARIASLSD; this is encoded by the coding sequence GTGAATTCGGGCGACGCGTGGGTGGAAGGCCCGAACGGCGAGCGGTATTGGGGACGATTCGGCGCAGCCGGCCTCCTGGTGCTCGATCGTTACCGGGGCGTCCTCCTGCAGCATCGTGCCGAGTGGAGCCACCACGGGGGAACGTGGGGCCTTCCGGGTGGGGCGCGTCATGAGGGCGAGACGGCGGTCGAGGGCGCGCTGCGTGAGGCTGCCGAGGAGGCGGATGTGCCTCCTGGCGCACTGCAGCTGCTCTTCACGAGCGTTCTGGATCTCGGCTTCTGGTCGTACACGACGGTCGTCGTCGCTGCGACGGCCCCGTTCGAACCGCGCATCGTCGATGTGGAGAGCATCGAGTTGCGCTGGGTACCGGTCGGCGAGGTGAACGCGCTTCCCCTGCATCCCGGATTCGGCGCTGCCTGGCCCGAGCTCAGGGCGCGGATCGCCAGCCTGTCGGACTGA
- a CDS encoding bifunctional 3'-5' exonuclease/DNA polymerase gives MHIVLARLAPERALAVELDDGGVELGSHEIGADGLGGFVREAETRRPRWVWNDTRTWYPGLLAHGVRVDRCVDLALSHRILRLSTLSARSALALAPPSEWDALPALDEAAAVATALFDLESDLAEPDLVPDRSSTLTEFRLQQDAVAASPEPGRLRLLLAAESAGALIAAEMQYAGLPWRSDRHDALLSEMLGPRPIPGARPAKLEALAGEVRAALDAPSLNPDSQAELMRSLRRSGLVVTSTRSWELKKIDHPVIRPLLEYKKLSRLASANGWTWMDSWIRDGRFHPDYIPGGVVTGRWATRGGGALQLPRQVRGAVVADAGWKLVVADAAQLEPRILTGMSADTAMAAAGRGKDLYEGIVASGAVDERAHAKVAMLGAMYGATTGESGRLMPRLARAFPRAIRLVEDAARAGERGDVVTSRLGRSSPRPGAAWLQTQGSASAPDSTEADERRARSQARDWGRFTRNFVVQASAAEWALCWMAELRKRLGAMTPPGARMEEGPHLVYFLHDEVIVHAPDDVAEAVAITVAEAAREAGRLLFGTFPVEFPVTTAVVDTYAEAK, from the coding sequence GTGCACATCGTCCTGGCCCGCCTCGCTCCCGAGCGTGCGTTGGCCGTCGAACTCGATGACGGCGGCGTCGAACTCGGCTCACACGAGATCGGAGCCGACGGGCTCGGCGGATTCGTGAGAGAGGCGGAAACGCGTCGGCCGCGATGGGTGTGGAACGACACGCGGACATGGTACCCGGGGCTGCTCGCGCACGGCGTTCGCGTCGATCGGTGCGTAGACCTGGCGCTGAGCCACCGCATCCTGCGTCTGTCGACGCTGAGCGCACGCTCGGCGCTCGCGCTCGCGCCTCCTAGCGAATGGGATGCGCTCCCCGCCCTCGATGAGGCGGCAGCCGTGGCGACAGCGCTCTTCGACCTCGAGTCCGACCTGGCCGAGCCCGACCTCGTGCCCGACCGCTCATCCACGCTGACGGAGTTCCGCCTGCAACAGGATGCGGTCGCTGCGAGCCCTGAACCGGGGCGCCTTCGTCTGCTGCTGGCCGCCGAGTCCGCAGGAGCACTCATCGCCGCCGAGATGCAGTACGCAGGACTTCCATGGCGCAGCGATCGGCATGATGCGCTGCTGTCCGAGATGCTCGGTCCCCGTCCGATCCCGGGAGCGCGGCCGGCGAAGCTCGAGGCCCTCGCCGGTGAGGTGCGCGCCGCGCTCGATGCGCCCTCGCTCAACCCGGACAGCCAGGCCGAGCTGATGCGTTCGCTCCGGCGCTCGGGTCTCGTGGTCACCTCGACGCGCTCGTGGGAACTGAAGAAGATCGACCATCCGGTCATCCGGCCGCTCCTCGAGTACAAGAAGCTCTCGCGCCTGGCGAGCGCCAACGGCTGGACGTGGATGGACAGCTGGATCCGCGACGGTCGATTCCATCCCGACTACATTCCCGGCGGGGTGGTCACGGGGCGCTGGGCGACGCGGGGCGGCGGAGCCCTCCAGCTCCCGCGCCAGGTGCGTGGGGCGGTGGTCGCCGACGCGGGCTGGAAACTGGTTGTCGCCGACGCTGCACAGCTCGAGCCGCGCATCCTGACCGGGATGTCCGCCGACACCGCGATGGCCGCCGCAGGTCGGGGAAAAGACCTCTACGAAGGGATCGTCGCCTCCGGCGCAGTCGACGAACGGGCGCACGCGAAGGTGGCGATGCTCGGTGCGATGTACGGGGCGACGACGGGGGAGAGCGGTCGACTGATGCCGCGGCTCGCTCGCGCATTCCCGCGGGCGATCCGCCTCGTCGAAGATGCTGCGCGGGCCGGAGAACGCGGCGATGTGGTCACGTCCCGCCTCGGTCGGAGCTCGCCGCGCCCGGGGGCCGCCTGGCTCCAGACGCAGGGCAGCGCCTCCGCCCCGGATTCGACCGAGGCCGACGAGCGCCGTGCGCGAAGCCAGGCTCGGGACTGGGGACGCTTCACCCGCAACTTCGTCGTGCAGGCCAGCGCGGCCGAATGGGCGTTGTGCTGGATGGCCGAACTGCGCAAGCGACTCGGTGCGATGACGCCGCCGGGTGCCCGGATGGAGGAAGGGCCGCATCTGGTGTACTTCCTGCACGATGAGGTGATCGTGCATGCGCCGGACGACGTCGCCGAAGCGGTTGCCATTACGGTCGCGGAGGCCGCGCGTGAGGCCGGCAGGCTGCTGTTCGGAACGTTTCCGGTCGAGTTCCCGGTCACAACGGCCGTGGTCGACACCTACGCTGAAGCGAAGTAG
- a CDS encoding DUF1684 domain-containing protein: protein MTETATASADPREVLATYHRRREQAVTAPKGNLALVNTQWITGDPEAPAQTVWGVPGLWSPLPAGQSGLKLTATADDGITVDGELVDGDVVVRGKDDPNPGDIVFSDTVTGFVIASEEGEYALRVWDANSEDIQAFGSIDVFDYNPDWVIQASFTPIDGGMTVGFEHLKDDGKTRDMVIPGEIRFEKDGVGYNLAAFKAGRALQLVFSDATNGDSTYSVGRFLFLAPHPDGTVTLDFNLAVLPPCAFSYNFNCPLPPKQNRFSVKIEAGEKNVLTKSGELLH, encoded by the coding sequence ATGACTGAGACCGCTACCGCATCGGCCGACCCCCGCGAGGTGCTCGCGACCTATCACCGACGCCGTGAACAGGCCGTGACAGCCCCCAAGGGCAACCTGGCGCTCGTGAACACGCAGTGGATCACCGGAGACCCTGAAGCCCCCGCGCAGACCGTGTGGGGCGTGCCTGGGCTCTGGTCGCCACTTCCGGCCGGGCAGTCCGGGCTGAAGCTCACGGCGACCGCCGATGACGGCATCACGGTCGACGGCGAACTGGTCGACGGCGACGTCGTGGTGCGCGGCAAGGATGACCCGAACCCGGGTGACATCGTCTTCAGTGACACGGTGACCGGATTCGTGATCGCCAGTGAGGAAGGCGAATACGCGCTGCGGGTCTGGGATGCGAACTCGGAAGACATTCAGGCGTTCGGATCGATCGACGTCTTCGACTACAACCCGGATTGGGTGATCCAGGCCAGCTTCACGCCCATCGACGGCGGAATGACGGTCGGCTTCGAGCACCTCAAAGACGACGGCAAGACGCGGGACATGGTCATCCCCGGCGAGATCCGCTTCGAGAAAGACGGAGTCGGGTACAACCTCGCCGCCTTCAAGGCCGGGCGGGCCCTGCAGCTGGTCTTCTCCGACGCCACGAACGGGGACTCGACCTATTCCGTCGGGCGATTCCTGTTTCTCGCTCCCCACCCCGACGGCACAGTGACCCTGGACTTCAACCTTGCGGTCCTGCCGCCGTGTGCCTTCAGCTACAACTTCAACTGCCCGCTGCCGCCCAAACAGAACCGTTTCTCGGTCAAGATCGAAGCGGGCGAGAAGAACGTGCTCACGAAGTCGGGTGAGCTGCTGCACTGA